The Streptomyces sp. 135 sequence CGTACGCGCCGACGGGCTCCGCCTCGTGCCAGGTCAGCAGCATGTCGAGGCGCTCGGGCCGAAGCTCGCGCGCCGCGTCTCCTACCTGCCCGGGGTATCGCAGCAGGAAGTACAGCGTCGCTCGGGCGACGGCGCCCTTGCCCGCGGACGGCTCGAAGCCCTGGGCCTCCCGGCGCCCGCAGTCGGTGCGTACGACCTCCTCGACGTCGGTGAAGTCGAAGTACGGGATGTTGCTGCGGAAGCTGTTGCAGTTGGTCTCGCAGGCGAACAGATGATGCAGGTCGCCGCGCATCGGTTCGCGTTTGCTGAACCAGGACTGCGGCACCACGTGCTCGCAGTTGAACGCGAGGGACGCCTCCAGGGCGTCGATCTCCGCCTCGATCGCCTCCGGGCCGAGGGCGGATTCGCGCAGGGCCATCTCCTGGAGGCGCTGGATCCGGGCGGCCTCCATGGCCGCGTCGGCTCGGATGAACTCCTCGGGGGCGAAGGTCCGGCCGGAGTAGATGCTGCGCAGTTGCTCGTCGGGGTGCAGGTCCACCCACGGGTACAGCAGCCGCATCGGCTTGTAGGCGGGCTGACGCTCGTGCGTGCGCTCCAGGAGGGCGGTCAGCTGCCGGCCCAACTGGGCACCGTCGAGCCCCGCGTAGTACGTCTCCCGCGCCGCGCGGTCGGCTTCCGGCTCGTAGTACGGGCGGGCCCGGCCGGCCTCAAGGCCTGCGAGCGCGGCCCGCAGATCTGCCTCGGCGGGCGAGACGTGCCCGTTCACCGACGGTAGGGGCGCCGGCTGCGTACGGAGACCAAGGTCGCCGTCGACCGCCGCAGTGACGGACGTGGCCGGGGCCTGCCCCCGGGCCGTGACGCCCACGGTGATGTGCAGCGGCACCGTCAGCCGCAGCGTGCCGGTGCCGGTGCCCGGCTCAGGGTAGGCCCCGAAGCCCGCGTCGGAGGCGGCCGTCGGCGTCCCCCCGGGGCCGCCGTCGATGAGGCGCTGCGGGCCACCGGGAGGTGTGAGGCTCGGTGCCGTCGCCTCGAAGAGGTTCGCCCGCAGCTCGGCGGCGGCGCCGGACAAGGGGGCCTGCCGCACCGCCTGGAGCACCCGGCTGATGCGAACGCCTTCATTCGCCTTCCAGGCCAGGCGGTCCTCGCCGTGGTGCGGCTGCCACACGGTGCCGTCCACCGACAGATAGCGGCCGTCCGCGTCCTTGAGCGGGACACCGGCGTGGTGCAGGGCGACGACGTCCCACTGGTCGTTGAAGACCGGCGATCCGGAGGAGCCCGGCGCGGTGTCCGTGGCGTAGTGCACGAAGTCGTCCAGCAGGTCCACCAACTGGTTCTCGCGCAGCGCCAGCTGTTTGGGCTCGCCGTTGGGGTGCTGGATGATGTTGACCATCTCGCCGAGGATCACCTGGCCCTGGGTCTCGCTCAGCCGCAGCCAGGAGAATCCGTCGAGGCCCGCGCCGCTCCGACTCCGCTCGGCCACCGCGACCACGGTGAAGTCCAAATCCTGGTCGGTGACGAAGAACCGGCCCGGTTCCAGGTCGAAGACCACCGGCTCCAGCGGCCGGCCCCCGATACCCGCCTGATAGTTGAACTCGATCACACCACGGCCTGCCTCGTGGCGGTCGGCAAGGACGTGGTTATTGGTCAGCAGCAGGGACGGGGATATCAGGAAGCCCGTGCCGTAGTGCGCCCCGGGGCCCCGGACCGACACCCGGCCCACGGGCCGTGACGCAAGGTGACCGGCCTCAAGGAAGCCGACGTCGATCAGGTCGTTGCGCCCCATGAGCCGTTCCAGTCCCAGCAGGGAGGCGCTGAAGTGATCCGGGGACAGTCCGGGCAGGCTGCGGCCGGTGCCGGTCTCGGCGGGGGTCTGCTCCAGCGCGGTGGCCTGTGACCAGTCCGCGCCGAGCCGGGCCAGGCGCTTGCCGACGCGGTCGGGCGTATCGGCGTGCAAGACGCCTTGGCTGTCGAGTACATGGCGGGTCCGCTCCCGGGCCGCGGCACGCGCCTCATACCGCGTCTCGGCTCGCTCGACCTGCTGAAGAAGGCTGGTCCCGGGGACGTGCGAGGTGGGGGTCACTGGTCCTCCTCCCGGCCGCGTGCCGTGCGCGGCTTCCTTGCCCCCTCCCACCAGCATGGGCACGGACGACGCCATCTCGCGCGTCGGGGGCCGTCACCCGGATGACCCAGTGGCGGTGACCCGCGGTGGCGGTGCGGCGGCGTCCCCGGGTGGACGGCGTCAACGGCGCGGTGACCACCCCGCGGCGTCCCCGGTTGCACCCGCCCGCCTTGCGCACCGGCCCGCCTGGACGAGTACTGGGAAGCGGGGCGAGGACCACGGGAACGGCCATCTAGGTGAGGCGTCATGCTCGCTACGGAAGCGGCGCGTGCGGAGATGCATCGGCAGGCCGCCGAGGCAGCACAGCGCTACCGGGAAACGACCGCGGAACGGGAGGAGATCGAGGAGAAGCTGGCGGAAGGTGTGCGGTTCCCGGATGCCCCGGGCGCGCTCGCGGCCCGGGCCGAGCGGATCCTCGACCGGGGCGGGCTGTCGCCCTCCGCCGTGGTGTCGAGCATCCACGCCGAGGCCCTGGACCTGCCCGAGGCCAACGAGCGCATCATCAACCTGTCGAACGAACTCCAGGCCTGGAGCTTCCTGCCGCGAGGTGTGCGCGCCGGAAACACCGTCGCCCGGATCACGCTCCGCCGCAACGGCCGCGAACTCCCGCACGGCACCGGCTTCATGGTTTCGCCCCGCCTGCTGATGACCAATCACCATGTGCTGCCGAACGCCGAGTTCACCCGCCGTTGCTTCGCGGAGTTCAACGCCCAGGTCTCCATCGACAACGCCCCGGACACCGTGGCCCGGATGGAACTCGACCCCGGCGCCTTCTTCACCGCGGACGAACGCCTGGACTTCGCGCTGGTGGCGGTCGCCCCGGCCGGAGACGGCCGCCTCGCGGGGGAGATCTTCGGCCTGAACCGGCTCAGCGTCCAGCTCGGCAAACTCGTGATCGGCGAACGCGTCAACATCATCGGGCACCCCAACGGCCGCCTCAAGGAGATCGCCCTGCGCGACAACGCGCTGCTGCTCCGCCTCGACGACTTCCTGCACTACAAGACGGACACCGAACCCGGGAATTCGGGCTCCCCGGTCTTCAACGACCAGTGGGAAGTGGTGGCCCTGCACCACAGCGGTGTGCCGAACAAGGACGAACAGGGACGTGTGCTGCGCAAGGACGGCCGGCCCTGGCAGCGTGGCGACGGCGACGACGCCATCGACTGGATCGCGAACGAGGGCGTCCGTATCAGCGCCATCCTGAAGCACCTCGCGGGCCTGCGGCTCGACCCCCGACAGCACGCCCTGCTCACGGAGTTGGGCCCGGACTCCGGCCTGACGCAGAGCGTGCCCGCCGACCAGGCCGTGACCGCGCCACCCCCACCGACCCCCCAAGGGACGGGGCTGCCCGAGACCGCCGCCCCGAAGGCGGTGGCACCGGTCGGTACGGCTCCGACCGGCGCCACCGGGAGGCGCGGACGGAACATCGGCTCGGTCGACGGCACGGAGCGGCACCTGGTCTTCCTGCACGGCAGGCGGCAGCACGGCAAGGGCCCGGAGGCACTGCGGCGCAGTTGGACGGCAGGCCTCAACCATGGACTCACCCGTGCCGGCATGGCCACCGTCAACCCCGGCGATGTGTGGTTCCCCTACTACGGCGAACGGCTCGCCGCCCTCATGGGGTACGCGGAGAGCGCCGGCGGCGCGGTCGACCTCGGGGGCCTGACCGCCGAGGAGGCGGCCGAGAGGTTCGCCGCCGAGTCGCCCACGGGCTCCTACGAACAGCTGCTCGACGAGGCGGCGCGTCGGGCGGGCATGCCTCGGCACGGACCCGCCGCCACCGAGGGGATCGACGAGCGGCTGGTCGGCACCTTGCGTCGGCCCCTGCGCTGGCTGGCGGCCAGGTCCGCCGTCGACGAGTGGACCATCGCCGCCGTCTTCCGGGACGTGGACCGCTACCTCGGCGACCGGGACGTCCGCGAGGCGGTCCTGGAGTGCGTCCTCACGACGCTGCCGGCCAGCGGGGAACTGGTCCTCGTCACCCACAGCCTGGGCACCGTCGTCGGCATGGACCTCGTCACGCGGCTCCCGGACGGGCTCGACGTGACGCTGCTCGTCACCGCGGCCGGCCCTCTCGGCATGGACGCCGTCAGCACGCGGCTCCTCACCGCCGGCCCGCGCCGCCCCGAACGCGTACGCCACTGGGTCAACGTCTGGTGTCCCACCGACGCGGTCGCGATCGGATGCCCGCTCGCGGAAACCGGCTGGGGCAGGCTCACCCAGCTGGCCGTCACCAATTGCTCCGACTGCGCCCATGACATCGAGGAGTACCTCACGCACGCCGACGTGGCGGCGGAGATCGGCGGCGCACTCGGCGGCCACGCCCGGCCCGAAGCCACGGCCGGGCGTGCGGGAGGAGGAGATCGTGTCTGCTAGGCCGGAGTTCAGGAAGACCCTGCTGAGTACGGCCGTGGTGCTCGCGGCGTTGAGTACGGCGGTCGGATGCGGGGGAGGCGGCGGGGGGACGTCGTCCGACACCACGAGGCTCGACGACATCGAGGCGGTGGGCACCTCCACCCTCTTCCCGGGGACCGGCGACGAGAAGGGAGAGGACATCGACTTCCCGAGCGCCGCCGTCGGAAAGCCCGCGGCGGTGGACGTCGAGGTCCGCAACACGACGGACAAACCGATGAAGGTGAAGGATGTCGCGGTGTCCGGCGTCGAGGTGTCCGACGACAAGTGCTCCGGCGAGACGGTGCCCGCGGGGGAGAGCTGCACGTTCCGGGTGGTCAAGCCGGCGGACGAGGACGGGACGGACGGGACGAAGGAACCCCCCAGACACCTGACGGTCACCACCGACCTGGGATCGGTCACCTCGGCGATGCGGACCGGCGAGGTGGAGAACGGCGACACGGAGACCACGCCCGCCGAGTCGCTCACACCCACGGATGTGCCGACAGAGCCGACGGACGTGCCGACCGAGCCCACGGATGTGCCCACCGAGCCGACGGACGTGCCGACCGAGCCGACCGATGTGCCGACGGAGCCGACGGACGTGCCGACGGAGCCGACGGACGTGCCCACGGTGCCCACCGTCGGGCCCGAGGCGAGGCTGCCGGGCTCTCCCGGTACGTCGTAGACGGCCTTGGTACGGGTCGCGGATCAGCCCCGTTCCTTGCCGAGCACCTCCACACGGACGTTGGCGTCATCGCGCAGGATGTAGGTGATGTCACCGTCGGGCGGCCGCCTCCGCGGCACCAGGAAGTACCGGGTCTCCGACTTCGCGAGGATGCGGAAGCCCCGGCAGTTGTACTGGTACGGCCGGAACTTCGGCCCGCGGTCCTCGCAGCTGACCAGCTTGGGCCCGGCGGTGGCGGGGTGGAGCGGCGTCCGCGAGTGGACGAGTACGGGCGTGCTTCCCCGGTAGCCGTGCTCGGCGTCGTCTTCCGCGCGGGACATACCCGCCCCGTACGCGTAGCGCGACATGTCGAAGAACAGGATCATCGCGACCGCGGCCAGCAGCAGCCCCTCCGTGATGCTCCAGAAGCGGTCCCTGCGGCGCTCGGGACCACGCCGCAGATACATCGCGAACAGCAGCAGCAGCGCCCCTACGGCCACCACCATCGGCGGCATCAGCTCGCGCAGCCAGCTGCGGGGCAGGCCCCGCAGCACTCCGCGCTGCCACCACGTCGGCTCCAGCAGGACGGGAAAGCTGACCAGCAGCAGCACGGCACCCAGGCCGGCGACCACCCGGGACCCGATCAGCCGCTGCCGCAGGGTCGCCTGGTGCGACAGCCACCGCTCCACCCGGCGGAACAGGACGACCCCGATGAGCCCGAGGACGAGCGCGATCCACAAGGGCAGGAACAGCGCGGTGGGGCTGTCGAGCAGGTAGTCCTGCATGGTGAGCTGGAGGTCACGGGTGGAGATGCCGAAGTAGGAGTAGTAGGCGCTGCGGTATGTGTTCCCGATGTAGTACAGCAGCCCGATGACGACCGAGCCGGGGGTCACCACATAGGCGGCCTTCTCGAGGAACGACTTCTCCTCCGCGTCCAGTGCCACCGTCTTGTCCTCCCACTCCTTGGGCCGCCGGGAAGCTCACGCGAGCTAACGTCACCTAACGCCAGCCTCCACGCTGAACGGCCCACGACACGCTGCGTACGCAGCCACTCGCAGCAGCCGTCCCCGCGCATCTGCCGGAGCGGGGTCGCCCACACCCATCCGCCGGAGATTCAGCGCGCGGGCGGCGGGGCGACGGAGGAGCGTACGACGAGGCGGGCCTGGAGCGTGTGCGTCTCGCGGCGGGGTTCCGCTCCTTCGAGCGAGTCGAGCAGGACTTCGGCCGCCTTCGCGCCGAGTCGGCGCACCGGCTGTTCGATCATCGTCAGGGGCGGGTCCATGACCGCCGCCCACGCGCTGTCGTCGAAGCCGATCAGCGACAGGTCGCCGGGATAGGACAACTTCCGTGCCCGCATGGCCCGCAGCGCCCCCGTCATCGCGTCGGTCTCCGTGCAGAACAGCGCGGTGGCGCGGTGGGGCAGGGCGAGCATGCGACCGACCTCCTCGGTCGCGTGCTCCTCGGTCTTGGGCCCCACCATCACCAGCTCCGGGTCGAAGGGGATACCCGCGTCGTCCAGCGCGTCGAGGTAGCCGCGCAGTCGCTCCCCGTCCGTCCATACGTTGCGGGCCGCCGCGGCGAGCAGCGCGCGCCGGGTGGCCGGTGCCTGCGCCACCGGTGGCCCCCAGACGAAGCCGATGCGGCGGTGTCCGGCGGCGATGAGCGTCTCGACGGCTTCACGTGCCACGTCCCTGTTGTCGATGACGACGGTGTCGAGATCGAGGGGACCGACCGCCCGGTCCACCAGCACGACCGGGACACCCTGCTTCAGGGCCGTACGGATATGTGTGACCTCGCCGCGGCCGACAGCGGCCGAGGCGATGATGACACCGTCCACGCGCTTGTCTATCAGCACGCCGGTCGCCGCGATCTCCTCGTCGAGGTCCTCGTAGGTGCTGAGCACGATGGTGTCGAAGCCCCGTGCGCGGGAGGCGTCACAGATGCCGCGCACCATGCCCGCGAAGAAGGGGTTGCCGATGTCCGCGACGACGACGC is a genomic window containing:
- a CDS encoding endonuclease encodes the protein MTPTSHVPGTSLLQQVERAETRYEARAAARERTRHVLDSQGVLHADTPDRVGKRLARLGADWSQATALEQTPAETGTGRSLPGLSPDHFSASLLGLERLMGRNDLIDVGFLEAGHLASRPVGRVSVRGPGAHYGTGFLISPSLLLTNNHVLADRHEAGRGVIEFNYQAGIGGRPLEPVVFDLEPGRFFVTDQDLDFTVVAVAERSRSGAGLDGFSWLRLSETQGQVILGEMVNIIQHPNGEPKQLALRENQLVDLLDDFVHYATDTAPGSSGSPVFNDQWDVVALHHAGVPLKDADGRYLSVDGTVWQPHHGEDRLAWKANEGVRISRVLQAVRQAPLSGAAAELRANLFEATAPSLTPPGGPQRLIDGGPGGTPTAASDAGFGAYPEPGTGTGTLRLTVPLHITVGVTARGQAPATSVTAAVDGDLGLRTQPAPLPSVNGHVSPAEADLRAALAGLEAGRARPYYEPEADRAARETYYAGLDGAQLGRQLTALLERTHERQPAYKPMRLLYPWVDLHPDEQLRSIYSGRTFAPEEFIRADAAMEAARIQRLQEMALRESALGPEAIEAEIDALEASLAFNCEHVVPQSWFSKREPMRGDLHHLFACETNCNSFRSNIPYFDFTDVEEVVRTDCGRREAQGFEPSAGKGAVARATLYFLLRYPGQVGDAARELRPERLDMLLTWHEAEPVGAYERHRNFAVAEIQGNRNPFIDHPEWGREIDFSHSW
- a CDS encoding serine protease, giving the protein MLATEAARAEMHRQAAEAAQRYRETTAEREEIEEKLAEGVRFPDAPGALAARAERILDRGGLSPSAVVSSIHAEALDLPEANERIINLSNELQAWSFLPRGVRAGNTVARITLRRNGRELPHGTGFMVSPRLLMTNHHVLPNAEFTRRCFAEFNAQVSIDNAPDTVARMELDPGAFFTADERLDFALVAVAPAGDGRLAGEIFGLNRLSVQLGKLVIGERVNIIGHPNGRLKEIALRDNALLLRLDDFLHYKTDTEPGNSGSPVFNDQWEVVALHHSGVPNKDEQGRVLRKDGRPWQRGDGDDAIDWIANEGVRISAILKHLAGLRLDPRQHALLTELGPDSGLTQSVPADQAVTAPPPPTPQGTGLPETAAPKAVAPVGTAPTGATGRRGRNIGSVDGTERHLVFLHGRRQHGKGPEALRRSWTAGLNHGLTRAGMATVNPGDVWFPYYGERLAALMGYAESAGGAVDLGGLTAEEAAERFAAESPTGSYEQLLDEAARRAGMPRHGPAATEGIDERLVGTLRRPLRWLAARSAVDEWTIAAVFRDVDRYLGDRDVREAVLECVLTTLPASGELVLVTHSLGTVVGMDLVTRLPDGLDVTLLVTAAGPLGMDAVSTRLLTAGPRRPERVRHWVNVWCPTDAVAIGCPLAETGWGRLTQLAVTNCSDCAHDIEEYLTHADVAAEIGGALGGHARPEATAGRAGGGDRVC
- a CDS encoding LacI family DNA-binding transcriptional regulator — protein: MPADRGRPPAPPTISEVAAEAGVGRATAARTLGGYGYVSPELKKRVLAAAEKLGYRANALARSMSTGVSHTLGVVVADIGNPFFAGMVRGICDASRARGFDTIVLSTYEDLDEEIAATGVLIDKRVDGVIIASAAVGRGEVTHIRTALKQGVPVVLVDRAVGPLDLDTVVIDNRDVAREAVETLIAAGHRRIGFVWGPPVAQAPATRRALLAAAARNVWTDGERLRGYLDALDDAGIPFDPELVMVGPKTEEHATEEVGRMLALPHRATALFCTETDAMTGALRAMRARKLSYPGDLSLIGFDDSAWAAVMDPPLTMIEQPVRRLGAKAAEVLLDSLEGAEPRRETHTLQARLVVRSSVAPPPAR